From a single Bryobacter aggregatus MPL3 genomic region:
- a CDS encoding MotA/TolQ/ExbB proton channel family protein, with product MLLILIGASLLSWSIIFAKWGVLRKAADANRKFLRAFRKANALDAIALIAEQNAQAPLVAVFDFGYAEVERQARNRGQIRNKLMIERNLQLGISEEIQKLERSMTWLATIASVTPFIGLFGTVWGIIDAFEALSMSASVSLRTVGPGIADALIATGAGLAAAIPAAIAYNYLGSLIKDMGARMEDFGLEFLNLVERTFEG from the coding sequence GTGCTGCTCATTTTGATCGGAGCCTCCCTTCTCAGTTGGTCGATCATCTTCGCCAAATGGGGGGTGCTGCGCAAGGCGGCGGACGCCAATCGAAAGTTCCTGCGGGCCTTTCGCAAGGCCAATGCACTCGATGCGATTGCGTTGATTGCAGAACAGAATGCGCAGGCGCCCCTGGTTGCCGTTTTTGACTTTGGTTACGCCGAAGTGGAACGGCAGGCCCGGAATCGGGGTCAAATCAGGAACAAGCTCATGATTGAACGCAATCTGCAATTAGGAATCAGCGAAGAGATCCAGAAACTGGAGCGGAGCATGACCTGGCTGGCGACGATTGCCTCTGTCACCCCCTTCATCGGACTCTTTGGTACGGTCTGGGGCATCATCGATGCCTTTGAGGCCTTGTCGATGTCCGCTTCTGTGAGTTTGCGTACTGTAGGCCCGGGCATTGCGGATGCGCTGATTGCCACCGGCGCCGGTCTTGCCGCCGCGATTCCTGCTGCGATTGCCTACAACTATTTGGGGAGTCTCATCAAGGACATGGGCGCGCGGATGGAAGACTTCGGTCTCGAATTCCTGAATCTGGTGGAACGCACCTTCGAGGGCTAG
- a CDS encoding ExbD/TolR family protein — MGFSIDNSGGGGRRGRRYGGSTLSEMNVVPLVDVVLVLLIIFMLTAQAMQFGLEIEVPKVSTERASAQDLNVVNITKTGELYFNEKPVNFNELSEIIKANKKVKENVVYIRADKATPWDPIAKVVSELTDAKIGVRMVTQTDDSRSNRR, encoded by the coding sequence ATGGGTTTTTCAATCGACAATTCGGGGGGCGGGGGACGGCGAGGGCGCCGCTATGGCGGCTCGACTCTCTCTGAGATGAACGTCGTTCCGCTCGTCGACGTGGTTCTTGTTCTGTTGATCATTTTTATGCTGACGGCACAGGCGATGCAGTTTGGCCTGGAGATCGAAGTGCCCAAGGTAAGCACCGAGCGGGCCTCAGCGCAGGACCTCAATGTGGTGAATATCACCAAAACTGGCGAGCTCTACTTCAACGAGAAGCCGGTGAACTTCAACGAGCTCTCGGAAATCATCAAGGCGAACAAGAAGGTAAAAGAGAATGTCGTCTATATCCGCGCCGACAAAGCCACGCCGTGGGACCCCATCGCCAAAGTTGTTTCTGAACTGACCGACGCTAAGATCGGCGTCCGGATGGTGACGCAGACTGATGACAGCCGTTCCAACCGCCGCTAG
- a CDS encoding TonB family protein: MTAVPTAASPHGFRNSLLLHVGVIAALVGYEWWMHQERDHFGEKDSLGASAGISSVSQIPIPRRDGRVNKVANDTDTQIPTPVKPQPKSSPKPEQPDAIPIKKKEKLKEKKSKQEQIASTQKYREDPVVPNQVPSNLGQAAVSPMIGVQGSGGVGTSSSSPFGNRFGWYEKLIRERVSQKWHTDDVDPRIRNSKPCIVTFSIARDGTVSAVKIAQTSGVYGVDLSAQRAVLDANPLPPLPTGFERNIANIEFWFELKR, translated from the coding sequence ATGACAGCCGTTCCAACCGCCGCTAGTCCGCACGGGTTTCGGAATTCCCTGCTGCTCCATGTCGGTGTTATTGCCGCACTCGTGGGGTACGAATGGTGGATGCATCAGGAGCGGGATCATTTTGGGGAGAAGGATTCGCTCGGCGCGAGCGCCGGCATCAGTTCGGTCTCGCAGATTCCGATTCCCCGCCGGGACGGCCGCGTCAATAAGGTTGCTAACGATACGGACACCCAGATTCCGACGCCGGTCAAGCCGCAGCCGAAATCTTCGCCGAAACCAGAACAGCCTGACGCGATTCCAATCAAGAAAAAGGAAAAACTGAAGGAGAAAAAATCAAAACAGGAGCAGATTGCCTCCACGCAGAAGTATCGGGAAGATCCGGTGGTGCCCAACCAGGTGCCTTCCAATCTGGGGCAGGCTGCGGTTTCCCCGATGATTGGGGTGCAGGGTTCGGGTGGGGTGGGGACGAGCAGCAGTTCGCCCTTCGGCAATCGCTTTGGCTGGTATGAGAAATTGATCCGGGAACGTGTGTCGCAGAAATGGCACACCGATGATGTCGATCCCCGCATCCGGAATTCCAAGCCCTGTATTGTCACCTTCAGCATTGCGCGGGATGGTACGGTCTCGGCAGTCAAGATCGCACAGACGTCTGGGGTTTATGGCGTTGATCTCTCGGCACAAAGGGCTGTTTTGGATGCAAACCCTTTGCCGCCTTTGCCTACCGGTTTTGAACGCAACATTGCGAACATAGAGTTTTGGTTTGAGTTGAAACGATGA
- a CDS encoding PD40 domain-containing protein: MKRRTALLTCLAPALRGQATDILVKITGSSQPVIALPNFRGNGAAEPWMQLWNQTLFDEINGAAIFKIAPRSFYPLAVPQQPQDWKEPIGGRSAGPWFSDWTGNPTNANYVAIGYTAIQNGQLVLFGWLYDVTQRDLTNAQMFGKLYFGSIDEAGTKKIAREFAADILARFGAKSLAGSKIYFVSNRTGAKEIWSMDYDGTGQKQVTRYNSICTTPALSADNSKLAFTSYLQGNPGITMMTAEGSRRLTFMNPISSIVASPEFSPDGKLILLATKIGGGYQNIFSANPDGSGLNRITTARAVETEPKINPKNSSEVVFVSGRSGPGQVYRMNIDGANIERLTDGSGQAANPSWNPLGKIIAFSWNRGFEPGNFNIFMMDVAKRELTQLTHGAGRNTNPVWAPDGVHIVFCSNRSGSPQIWTMLADGTQVRQLTSAGRNEMPVWTH, translated from the coding sequence ATGAAAAGACGAACAGCACTTCTAACTTGTCTCGCTCCCGCGCTGCGTGGCCAGGCGACAGATATTCTCGTGAAGATCACGGGGAGTTCTCAGCCTGTGATTGCTCTCCCCAACTTTCGGGGCAACGGGGCTGCTGAGCCCTGGATGCAATTGTGGAACCAGACTCTGTTCGACGAAATCAATGGGGCTGCCATCTTCAAGATTGCCCCCCGCAGCTTCTATCCGCTGGCCGTTCCGCAGCAACCTCAGGATTGGAAAGAGCCCATCGGCGGCCGCAGTGCCGGACCCTGGTTCAGCGACTGGACGGGAAATCCGACCAATGCGAACTATGTCGCAATCGGCTACACCGCAATCCAGAACGGTCAGCTGGTGCTCTTTGGCTGGCTTTACGACGTCACCCAGCGCGATCTCACCAACGCCCAGATGTTCGGGAAGCTGTACTTCGGTTCGATCGACGAGGCCGGGACCAAGAAGATTGCCCGCGAATTTGCGGCTGACATCCTGGCCAGGTTCGGCGCGAAATCGCTGGCCGGCTCAAAGATTTATTTTGTCTCCAATCGAACCGGCGCTAAAGAGATCTGGTCAATGGACTATGACGGGACCGGACAAAAGCAGGTCACCCGCTATAACAGCATCTGTACAACGCCTGCATTGAGTGCCGACAATTCAAAACTTGCCTTCACCAGCTACCTGCAAGGCAATCCCGGGATCACAATGATGACCGCGGAGGGCTCGCGTAGGTTAACATTTATGAATCCGATCTCGAGTATTGTGGCGTCGCCAGAATTCTCTCCTGATGGAAAATTAATTCTTTTGGCGACAAAGATCGGTGGTGGCTATCAGAACATTTTTAGTGCCAATCCGGATGGTTCTGGGCTCAACCGGATCACGACGGCGAGGGCTGTCGAGACCGAACCGAAGATCAATCCGAAAAATTCTTCGGAAGTAGTTTTCGTTTCAGGTAGATCCGGGCCGGGACAAGTCTATAGAATGAATATTGATGGCGCGAATATTGAGCGCTTGACCGACGGGTCGGGCCAAGCGGCGAACCCGTCGTGGAACCCACTCGGAAAAATTATTGCTTTCAGTTGGAACCGTGGCTTCGAGCCCGGAAATTTTAATATCTTCATGATGGATGTCGCCAAGCGCGAACTGACACAGTTGACGCACGGTGCAGGTCGGAATACGAACCCAGTGTGGGCTCCGGACGGCGTGCACATTGTGTTTTGTTCAAACAGAAGCGGCAGCCCACAAATTTGGACAATGCTTGCGGATGGTACGCAGGTGAGGCAACTCACTTCGGCCGGTCGCAACGAAATGCCCGTTTGGACCCATTAA
- a CDS encoding OmpA family protein, which yields MLRTRFSVGILALTLSIFAVGCKTKPTVSTPTPVTTPAPPPEAKPAPSIRSFSVEPTSITAGQSATLRWAVENADSVSISAGVGTVQASGNRSVSPSSTTTYRLSASGPGGTTERSVTLNVSSAPPADRPAPPASSSRSLTEMVGSLLSDIYFDYDKSDVREDGRGQLTKNAEALRQIFAAHPDGIVTIEGHCDERGSAEYNLGLGDRRSSSVKDYLVNLGVPGDKLKVISYGNEKPACSEANESCYQKNRRAHFSAN from the coding sequence ATGTTGCGAACCAGATTTAGCGTAGGAATCCTAGCGCTCACCCTTTCGATCTTTGCTGTTGGCTGCAAAACGAAGCCGACCGTTTCTACGCCAACGCCCGTTACGACCCCGGCGCCCCCCCCGGAGGCAAAACCTGCCCCAAGCATTCGTTCCTTTAGTGTCGAGCCGACCTCGATCACTGCTGGACAGAGCGCGACGTTGCGCTGGGCTGTTGAAAATGCCGATTCCGTCAGCATCTCTGCTGGTGTCGGTACGGTGCAGGCCTCTGGCAACCGCTCGGTGAGCCCGTCGTCCACCACCACCTATCGTCTTAGCGCTTCTGGCCCTGGTGGCACCACCGAGCGGAGCGTCACGCTGAATGTCAGCTCTGCGCCTCCTGCCGACCGTCCGGCTCCGCCTGCCAGTTCCAGCCGCTCCCTGACGGAGATGGTGGGGAGTCTTCTCTCCGATATCTACTTCGACTACGATAAGAGCGATGTTCGTGAAGATGGTCGTGGCCAGTTGACGAAGAATGCAGAAGCTCTGCGGCAGATCTTCGCGGCGCATCCGGATGGCATCGTTACGATCGAGGGTCACTGCGACGAGCGTGGCTCGGCAGAATACAACCTGGGCTTGGGCGACCGCCGCTCCTCGTCGGTAAAAGACTACCTGGTGAATCTGGGCGTCCCCGGCGATAAGTTGAAGGTCATCAGCTACGGGAATGAAAAGCCGGCCTGCTCGGAAGCCAACGAAAGTTGCTACCAGAAGAATCGCCGCGCTCACTTCAGCGCCAACTAA
- a CDS encoding tetratricopeptide repeat protein, producing the protein MRSIALFTLPVLLTALAVPVLAQKDKILEIQRDLALLQNDVRSMKSAMDEKFAGLSVLVQQSLDTANKSTTSLAILDKSLGDKLREQQTSLNAPVAGVNAKVDQMTTELALVKESVSELSELIKKLQGQLVEMNNAVRIINTPPPTPSAPTASSSGPPPGISSETLYTNAVQAKNAGQLDFAIEQFQQYLKFFPDATYVPNAQLNLGDVLMTQGRFDEAVQYFDAILEQHPDFPKAPDAQLKKGKALLNAGRRTDAVNEFRNLIKKKENSEQAFLAKQELKALGMPYAAPAAPAPKKKR; encoded by the coding sequence ATGCGTTCCATCGCGCTTTTTACGCTTCCCGTTCTTCTGACGGCTTTGGCCGTGCCAGTGTTGGCTCAAAAGGATAAGATCCTTGAAATCCAACGCGACCTGGCTCTCCTGCAGAACGACGTTCGAAGCATGAAGAGCGCGATGGACGAAAAATTTGCCGGCTTGAGTGTGCTCGTACAGCAATCGCTCGATACGGCAAACAAGTCCACAACCTCTTTGGCGATTTTGGACAAGTCGCTAGGCGACAAGCTGCGCGAGCAGCAGACTTCGTTGAACGCTCCGGTGGCCGGGGTGAACGCGAAGGTCGACCAGATGACCACCGAACTGGCTCTGGTCAAAGAGTCGGTTTCAGAACTCTCGGAGTTGATCAAGAAACTCCAGGGCCAGCTTGTCGAGATGAACAATGCGGTGCGCATCATCAATACGCCGCCGCCCACGCCTTCTGCCCCCACCGCGAGTTCTTCCGGTCCGCCACCCGGCATTTCTTCGGAAACTCTCTACACGAATGCGGTGCAGGCGAAGAACGCGGGCCAGCTTGATTTTGCGATTGAGCAGTTTCAGCAGTATCTGAAGTTCTTTCCAGATGCCACCTACGTCCCGAACGCACAATTGAATCTCGGAGACGTGCTCATGACGCAGGGGCGTTTCGACGAGGCCGTCCAATACTTCGATGCCATTCTTGAGCAGCATCCTGATTTTCCGAAAGCTCCGGATGCGCAACTGAAGAAGGGAAAAGCTCTTCTGAATGCCGGCCGCAGAACCGATGCGGTGAACGAGTTCCGCAATCTAATCAAGAAGAAAGAGAATAGCGAGCAGGCCTTTCTTGCCAAGCAGGAACTGAAGGCGCTCGGCATGCCTTACGCGGCTCCTGCCGCCCCCGCGCCGAAGAAGAAACGTTAG
- the yaeI gene encoding phosphodiesterase YaeI, with protein sequence MRLVVVEPRASGRAMTSRRKFFFAAAGASAVAAADFVLYEPISPLVETKRVPVFGGLGRQPVRLVQLTDLHLSWSVTPEMIRHAFELALAARPDLVCLTGDFVTRLRGTDVSCYPELFRMLSSRVPTYAVKGNHDGGRWYREHIGESQTHQLESAIEAGGVQMLHNRAELLRIHGLEFWLSGVGDLWNQEIDAARTWAPIPPREMTVVMAHNPDSKDVLSQQEWKLMLSGHTHGSQTSLPFVRQALAPVEDNRFIAGLVPWPEAPGGARWIHTSRGVGNLWGVRILCRPEVSVLELV encoded by the coding sequence ATGCGACTGGTGGTGGTGGAGCCGCGAGCGTCTGGCCGGGCGATGACCAGTCGCCGGAAATTTTTCTTTGCCGCAGCCGGAGCTTCTGCCGTCGCCGCTGCCGATTTTGTCCTGTACGAACCCATTTCGCCGCTGGTAGAAACCAAGCGCGTGCCGGTCTTCGGCGGCCTTGGCAGGCAGCCCGTGCGCCTGGTCCAATTGACCGACCTGCACTTGTCCTGGAGCGTGACACCAGAAATGATCCGTCATGCCTTTGAGCTCGCTCTTGCGGCCCGGCCCGATCTGGTGTGCCTCACCGGCGACTTTGTCACCCGCTTGCGCGGCACCGATGTGAGTTGCTATCCGGAGCTGTTCCGGATGCTCAGCAGCCGCGTGCCAACCTACGCCGTCAAAGGCAATCACGACGGCGGCCGCTGGTACCGGGAGCACATTGGAGAGTCGCAGACGCACCAGCTCGAATCGGCAATCGAGGCGGGCGGCGTGCAGATGCTGCACAACCGCGCGGAACTGCTGCGCATCCATGGCCTCGAGTTCTGGCTGAGCGGTGTTGGAGACCTTTGGAATCAGGAGATCGATGCGGCGCGCACTTGGGCGCCGATCCCGCCACGGGAGATGACAGTGGTCATGGCTCACAACCCCGACTCCAAGGATGTGTTGTCACAGCAGGAATGGAAGCTGATGCTCAGCGGCCACACGCACGGCAGCCAGACTTCGCTGCCCTTTGTGCGGCAGGCCCTTGCGCCCGTCGAGGACAATCGCTTCATTGCCGGGCTGGTGCCCTGGCCGGAGGCGCCGGGCGGCGCGCGCTGGATTCATACGAGCCGAGGCGTCGGCAATCTCTGGGGCGTACGTATCCTCTGCCGGCCAGAGGTTTCTGTCTTGGAGCTGGTCTAG
- a CDS encoding helix-hairpin-helix domain-containing protein, whose product MPERRLKELRGIGKSMLLDFELLGVANVADLARRDGFVLYKELEEKTGKRQDPCVLDTFRCAIAQARNPQLPREQCDWWWWSRERLAGR is encoded by the coding sequence ATGCCGGAACGTCGATTGAAAGAGCTCCGCGGCATTGGCAAAAGTATGCTGCTCGATTTTGAACTGCTCGGAGTGGCAAACGTAGCCGATCTGGCCCGCCGCGATGGCTTCGTTCTGTACAAAGAGCTGGAAGAGAAGACCGGCAAGCGGCAAGACCCCTGCGTGCTCGACACCTTCCGTTGCGCCATTGCCCAGGCACGCAACCCGCAACTGCCCCGGGAGCAATGCGACTGGTGGTGGTGGAGCCGCGAGCGTCTGGCCGGGCGATGA
- the dnaE gene encoding DNA polymerase III subunit alpha, translating to MGDKAPFIHLHTHTDYSLLDGACEISQMMQVVAEQKSPAIAMTDHGNLFGGLEFYNAAKGQGINGILGCEMYVTREAASVKNAGNRYHHLVLLCENEEGYRNLISLVSTGYIDGFYQKPRIDKGLLAQHTKGLICLSACLRGDVQEMLIEDKYDDALRFANEYQDMFGKGNFYLEMQDHGLDQDRIVVPGVSRLSRETGIPLVVTNDAHYLRANDPNAHEAMLCIQTGRTLSDPNHMRFDTPEFYLKTRAEMEKLFGDYPKALDATWDIAQRCHLKLPAIADPFPVFQMPENQTVDSYFEWVARNGFEKRKARLEMLLRAGKLRYPMEVYEERLTREIRIIQQMKFPGYFLIVWDFIRHAKETGIPVGPGRGSAAGSLVAYAMDITDIDPLEYNLLFERFLNPERISMPDIDIDFCTRGRGDVIKYVTEKYGREQVAQIITFGTLGARAAIKDVGRVMDMPYADVEKLTKLIPTQPLNIKLKQAMEMEPNIGEMARANPKVKELLDIAVRLEGMARNASIHAAGVVISPRPLKELVPLYRTNKDEIVTQYDMVGLEKLGLLKMDFLGLTTLTIIADTQKLIQKHRNEALVVEDIPLTDEAAYKIFCDGQTSGIFQFESDGMRDILIRYQPDRLEDLIALNALYRPGPMDMIDDFIDRKHGRKPVTYEIAEMKPILEETYGVMVYQEQVMQMANTLAGYSLGDADLLRRAMGKKKLEEMVAQRQRFLEGALKQGFHPKKIEKVFDHMEKFAGYGFNKSHSAAYAYLAYVTAYLKANYKVEFMSALLTSETGNTAKVVRYINECRERQIQVLPPSVNISDLNFTPSGDAIRFGLGAIKNVGANAVEAIVKVRAEKGKFNSLYEFCENVDMQAVNRRVIESLIRCGAMDELKGTRSQKMAILDAAIETGIRASKDRNSGQSGLFGDMFGGGPDKQVAEELPNVPDWEAPQKLTGEKELLGFYVTGHPLDQYLDKVTDLGTHTTATLVGVERGVEVKVCGILNAIQRKRNQKQEMWAAMQLEDLHGTVDCMVFASKFEGLSKYLEEDKAVIITAKVLVDEAAPPRLSIQDLVALDNARVKLPSMVQLKIKLNGEEAERAKALDDLIQRKPGPAGIRIVLEKSRDFSLTLDLASKVRADREFKGELAKLFGANSFEATGEA from the coding sequence ATGGGCGACAAAGCACCGTTTATCCACCTCCACACGCACACCGACTATTCGCTGCTCGACGGCGCTTGCGAGATCAGTCAGATGATGCAGGTAGTGGCGGAACAGAAGTCCCCGGCGATCGCGATGACCGACCATGGCAATCTCTTTGGCGGTCTCGAGTTCTACAACGCGGCAAAAGGCCAAGGCATCAACGGCATTCTGGGTTGCGAGATGTACGTCACCCGCGAGGCGGCTTCGGTCAAAAATGCGGGCAATCGCTATCACCATCTGGTGCTGCTCTGTGAGAACGAAGAGGGCTACCGCAACCTGATCTCGCTGGTTTCCACCGGCTATATCGATGGCTTCTACCAGAAGCCGCGCATCGACAAGGGCTTGCTTGCCCAGCACACCAAGGGGCTGATCTGTCTTTCGGCCTGCCTGCGCGGCGACGTGCAGGAGATGCTGATCGAGGACAAGTACGACGACGCCCTCCGCTTTGCGAACGAATACCAGGACATGTTCGGCAAGGGCAATTTCTATCTGGAGATGCAGGATCACGGTCTCGATCAGGACCGCATTGTCGTGCCTGGGGTCAGCCGCCTGTCCCGCGAGACCGGCATCCCGCTGGTTGTCACTAACGACGCCCACTACCTGCGGGCCAACGACCCCAATGCCCACGAGGCGATGCTCTGCATCCAGACCGGCCGCACGCTGTCTGACCCGAACCACATGCGTTTCGATACGCCCGAGTTCTATCTCAAAACGCGTGCCGAAATGGAGAAGCTGTTTGGCGATTACCCGAAGGCGCTGGATGCCACCTGGGACATCGCCCAGCGTTGCCATCTGAAGCTTCCGGCCATTGCCGATCCCTTCCCGGTCTTCCAGATGCCGGAGAACCAGACGGTCGACAGCTACTTCGAATGGGTGGCCCGCAATGGCTTCGAGAAGCGCAAGGCGCGGCTCGAAATGCTGCTCCGCGCCGGTAAGCTGCGCTACCCGATGGAGGTGTATGAAGAGCGCCTGACGCGCGAGATTCGCATCATCCAGCAGATGAAGTTCCCCGGCTACTTCCTGATCGTCTGGGACTTCATTCGCCATGCCAAGGAGACGGGCATTCCAGTCGGGCCGGGCCGTGGTTCGGCGGCGGGTTCGCTGGTGGCCTATGCGATGGATATCACCGATATCGATCCGCTCGAGTACAACCTGCTCTTTGAGCGCTTCCTCAACCCCGAACGCATCTCCATGCCTGATATCGATATCGATTTCTGCACGCGTGGCCGGGGCGACGTGATCAAGTACGTCACCGAGAAGTACGGCCGCGAACAGGTGGCGCAGATCATCACCTTCGGTACCTTGGGCGCGCGGGCGGCGATCAAGGACGTTGGCCGTGTCATGGACATGCCTTATGCCGACGTGGAAAAGCTCACCAAGCTCATTCCCACCCAGCCGCTGAACATCAAGCTGAAGCAGGCCATGGAGATGGAGCCGAATATCGGCGAAATGGCCCGGGCCAACCCGAAGGTGAAAGAACTGCTCGACATTGCCGTGCGCCTTGAAGGCATGGCCCGCAACGCCTCCATCCACGCCGCCGGCGTCGTCATTTCTCCGCGGCCACTCAAAGAACTTGTTCCGCTGTACCGCACGAACAAGGACGAAATCGTGACCCAGTACGACATGGTGGGTCTCGAAAAGCTCGGCTTGCTGAAGATGGATTTCCTCGGCCTGACGACGCTGACCATCATCGCCGACACGCAGAAGCTGATCCAAAAGCACCGCAACGAGGCGCTGGTGGTGGAGGACATTCCGCTCACCGACGAGGCGGCTTACAAGATTTTCTGCGACGGGCAAACCTCGGGCATCTTCCAGTTTGAATCCGACGGCATGCGGGACATTCTGATTCGCTACCAGCCCGATCGCCTGGAGGACCTGATCGCGCTGAACGCGCTGTATCGCCCGGGCCCGATGGACATGATCGATGACTTCATCGATCGCAAGCATGGCCGCAAGCCGGTGACCTACGAAATCGCCGAAATGAAGCCAATCCTGGAGGAGACCTACGGCGTCATGGTCTACCAGGAGCAGGTGATGCAGATGGCGAATACGCTGGCCGGCTATTCGCTCGGAGACGCCGACCTGCTGCGCCGCGCGATGGGGAAGAAGAAGCTCGAGGAGATGGTGGCGCAGCGCCAGCGCTTTCTCGAAGGCGCACTCAAGCAGGGCTTCCATCCGAAGAAGATCGAAAAAGTCTTCGACCACATGGAGAAGTTTGCGGGTTACGGCTTCAACAAGAGCCACTCGGCCGCCTACGCCTACCTGGCCTACGTCACCGCCTATCTGAAGGCAAACTACAAAGTGGAGTTCATGAGCGCGCTGCTCACCTCGGAAACGGGGAACACCGCAAAGGTGGTGCGCTACATCAATGAGTGCCGCGAACGGCAGATCCAGGTGCTGCCGCCGAGCGTCAACATTTCCGATCTGAACTTTACCCCCAGCGGCGATGCGATCCGTTTTGGACTCGGTGCGATTAAGAACGTCGGGGCCAATGCGGTGGAGGCGATCGTCAAGGTCCGCGCGGAGAAGGGCAAGTTCAACTCGCTCTATGAGTTCTGCGAGAACGTCGACATGCAGGCGGTCAACCGGCGCGTGATCGAATCGCTGATCCGTTGCGGCGCGATGGACGAATTGAAGGGCACCCGTTCGCAGAAGATGGCGATTCTTGATGCGGCGATTGAGACCGGCATCCGGGCATCGAAGGATCGCAACTCCGGCCAGTCCGGGCTCTTTGGCGACATGTTTGGTGGAGGCCCGGACAAGCAAGTCGCAGAAGAGCTACCGAATGTGCCCGATTGGGAGGCCCCGCAGAAGCTGACTGGAGAGAAAGAACTGCTCGGCTTTTATGTCACCGGGCACCCGCTCGACCAATACCTCGACAAGGTGACAGACCTGGGCACGCACACCACGGCGACGCTGGTGGGTGTGGAGCGCGGCGTCGAGGTGAAGGTTTGTGGCATTTTAAACGCGATCCAGCGGAAGCGGAATCAGAAGCAGGAAATGTGGGCGGCGATGCAATTGGAAGATCTCCATGGAACCGTGGATTGCATGGTGTTTGCCTCGAAGTTTGAAGGACTTTCGAAGTACCTCGAAGAAGACAAGGCGGTGATTATTACGGCAAAAGTATTGGTGGATGAGGCGGCGCCACCGCGCTTGTCGATCCAGGATCTGGTGGCGCTCGACAACGCTCGTGTCAAACTTCCATCAATGGTGCAGTTAAAAATCAAGCTGAATGGTGAGGAGGCGGAACGGGCGAAGGCGCTTGATGATCTGATCCAAAGAAAGCCGGGACCAGCAGGGATTCGCATTGTTCTCGAAAAGAGCCGCGACTTTTCGCTAACATTAGATCTGGCTTCTAAAGTGAGAGCAGACAGAGAATTCAAAGGCGAGTTGGCAAAGTTGTTCGGAGCGAACTCCTTTGAGGCAACAGGCGAAGCCTAG
- a CDS encoding acetyl-CoA carboxylase carboxyltransferase subunit alpha: protein MSEKDITARIHALHPDSTPAPVPAGPNPAYQKVQLARHPKRPHASDYIQRIFTDFAELHGDRHFGDDQAILGGYAFLDGKPVMVIGQQKGRDTKQKLARNFGMPKPEGYRKAMRLMKLADKFQRPIVTLIDTPGAYPGMDAEERGQAEAIAYNLREMSRLGVPVIVVVIGEGGSGGALGMGVGNRILMLENAYYSVISPESCAAIIWRDSAKAELAAAALKLTAPDLLERGIIDEIVPEPAGGAHENLDQAGELLGVAIRRALADLSTLSPGQLVDQRYQKFRKMAPFFTG from the coding sequence ATGTCCGAGAAAGACATTACAGCGCGCATCCACGCGCTTCATCCCGATAGTACGCCCGCGCCAGTACCGGCAGGTCCAAACCCCGCATACCAGAAGGTGCAATTGGCCCGTCATCCGAAACGCCCGCACGCATCCGATTACATCCAGCGGATCTTCACCGATTTCGCTGAGTTGCACGGTGATCGTCACTTTGGCGACGATCAGGCCATTCTGGGAGGCTATGCCTTCCTCGACGGCAAGCCGGTGATGGTGATCGGGCAGCAGAAGGGGCGTGACACTAAGCAGAAGCTGGCCCGCAACTTCGGCATGCCCAAGCCGGAAGGCTACCGCAAAGCGATGCGGCTGATGAAGCTGGCTGACAAGTTCCAACGTCCGATTGTGACGCTGATCGATACGCCGGGCGCCTACCCAGGAATGGACGCCGAAGAACGCGGCCAGGCGGAAGCGATTGCCTACAACCTGCGCGAGATGTCGCGTCTGGGGGTGCCGGTCATCGTTGTGGTGATTGGAGAAGGCGGTTCCGGGGGCGCGCTCGGCATGGGCGTCGGCAACCGGATTCTGATGCTGGAGAACGCGTATTACAGCGTGATCTCGCCCGAGAGTTGCGCCGCGATCATCTGGCGCGATTCGGCGAAGGCTGAACTCGCCGCCGCGGCGCTGAAGCTGACGGCGCCCGATCTGCTCGAGCGCGGCATCATTGATGAAATTGTTCCGGAACCGGCCGGCGGGGCACACGAAAATCTCGATCAGGCGGGCGAACTGCTGGGCGTGGCAATCCGCCGGGCTCTGGCAGACTTGTCCACGCTGAGTCCGGGCCAACTGGTGGACCAGCGCTACCAGAAATTCCGCAAGATGGCTCCCTTCTTCACGGGCTAA